In the Maribacter sp. MJ134 genome, one interval contains:
- a CDS encoding DUF2652 domain-containing protein, with product MKGLPTLICIPDISGFTEFMSETDFDLSSKVIPTLLNNIIYSNEIGLKVSEIEGDAVLFYKSGEMPSLVNLIKQCVYFYTEFYKQMDVLREKYRDSKDATVIPEILGLKIILHYGAEVALTKVGTRIKLFGEDLIVAHRLLKNDIEIDEYLLLSQGLTDYYKRNNLNEDFEWARLKESSTIYDHVGEIKYSYIDLKPLVESDKY from the coding sequence ATGAAAGGATTACCTACATTAATCTGTATTCCGGATATCAGTGGTTTTACTGAATTTATGAGTGAGACGGATTTTGATTTGAGCTCCAAAGTGATACCCACATTATTGAACAATATAATTTACTCTAATGAAATAGGGCTAAAAGTATCGGAAATTGAGGGCGATGCCGTTTTGTTCTATAAATCTGGTGAGATGCCATCACTTGTAAATTTAATTAAGCAATGTGTCTATTTTTATACAGAGTTCTATAAACAGATGGATGTACTTAGAGAAAAATATAGGGACAGCAAAGATGCAACTGTAATTCCAGAAATTTTAGGATTAAAAATTATATTGCACTATGGGGCAGAGGTGGCACTGACTAAGGTAGGTACTCGTATTAAATTATTTGGAGAGGATTTAATAGTCGCTCATAGACTACTTAAAAATGATATAGAAATTGACGAATATTTATTGCTCTCGCAAGGCTTAACCGATTATTATAAGCGCAACAATCTGAATGAAGACTTTGAATGGGCCAGATTAAAGGAGAGTTCTACAATATACGATCACGTTGGTGAGATAAAATATTCCTATATAGATTTAAAACCACTAGTGGAAAGCGATAAGTACTAG